From Companilactobacillus heilongjiangensis, one genomic window encodes:
- a CDS encoding alpha/beta hydrolase, protein MQKQELAYQDTKFNLDTYWVDPIADFGTPNKRPLAIICPGGAFKFLTDREAQPIAFNFNSLGMHAVVLDYQLVDDDHSVYPLALQELATTLNWLKSQEEIQHIDLSKVVLVGFSAGSHVVADFNSIVLDPDQKDKVFPDELTVTPAANVLCYPVIDMTIGWPKDEDWAMKIAPDIYYWQAQEHLTKHGKPTFIWQTVTDATVPVMNSILYAQKMDMLGIPYEMHLFGSGAHGLALGNYVTQNPGNEANLNAYDTKWWELCVNWLKLQEIIPNR, encoded by the coding sequence TTGCAAAAACAAGAATTAGCTTATCAAGATACTAAATTTAACTTGGATACTTACTGGGTTGATCCGATTGCTGACTTTGGAACGCCAAATAAACGTCCTTTAGCCATCATTTGCCCAGGAGGAGCCTTCAAGTTTCTAACTGACCGTGAGGCTCAACCGATTGCTTTTAACTTCAATTCATTGGGAATGCATGCGGTAGTCTTGGATTATCAATTAGTTGATGATGACCACAGTGTCTATCCGTTAGCTTTACAAGAACTAGCTACAACTTTGAATTGGCTAAAGTCTCAAGAAGAAATTCAACATATTGATTTGAGTAAAGTTGTTTTAGTTGGATTCTCAGCTGGAAGTCATGTAGTAGCTGACTTTAATTCAATTGTGTTGGATCCGGATCAAAAGGATAAAGTTTTCCCTGATGAATTAACTGTTACGCCAGCAGCCAATGTTCTCTGCTATCCCGTGATTGATATGACCATTGGTTGGCCGAAAGATGAGGACTGGGCGATGAAGATTGCTCCCGATATTTATTATTGGCAGGCTCAGGAACACTTAACCAAGCATGGAAAGCCAACATTTATTTGGCAGACTGTGACCGATGCAACGGTACCCGTCATGAATTCAATTTTGTACGCTCAGAAGATGGATATGTTGGGTATTCCTTATGAAATGCATCTTTTTGGTTCCGGAGCCCACGGTTTGGCACTCGGCAACTATGTAACTCAAAACCCCGGTAATGAGGCTAATTTGAATGCATATGATACCAAATGGTGGGAACTATGCGTTAACTGGCTCAAATTACAGGAGATTATACCTAATCGTTAA
- a CDS encoding prepilin peptidase, whose product MKYFLYFTIFILGACIISFLKVIAHDYPQIDVTRRSHCDYCGRILRWYEIIPIMGYFIINGKCLSCKNQIEFWHPFWEFIGGIIFLSMIHFGDFIYLTLFLGLVVLAFTDAYYGYIYPATYLIIFPTLFLTPLHILNALLTYLILLLLSRKYAFGLGDIEILAILSLILGLKMTLWILMIACLFCIISFLFNKKRSFRFIPYIAIATGIIYMVLSFNIFTI is encoded by the coding sequence ATGAAATACTTTCTATACTTTACCATTTTCATACTTGGAGCTTGCATTATCTCCTTTCTAAAAGTAATTGCACATGATTATCCGCAAATCGACGTCACGCGCCGTTCACATTGTGATTACTGCGGTAGGATCTTACGATGGTACGAAATTATCCCAATTATGGGTTATTTCATAATCAATGGTAAGTGCTTGAGCTGTAAAAATCAAATTGAATTTTGGCATCCATTTTGGGAATTTATCGGTGGCATAATATTTTTGAGTATGATCCATTTCGGCGACTTTATTTACCTGACATTATTTCTAGGTTTAGTCGTCTTAGCATTCACTGATGCCTACTACGGATACATCTACCCTGCAACCTATTTGATAATATTCCCAACACTATTTCTCACACCATTGCACATTTTGAACGCCCTGCTGACCTACCTTATTCTATTGTTGCTAAGTCGAAAATATGCCTTTGGCTTAGGCGACATTGAAATTCTAGCAATCCTCAGTCTGATATTAGGTTTAAAGATGACCTTATGGATTCTCATGATAGCTTGCCTTTTTTGTATTATTAGCTTTTTATTCAATAAAAAAAGATCATTTAGATTTATCCCCTACATTGCAATTGCAACGGGCATCATCTACATGGTCTTATCTTTTAACATATTTACGATTTAA
- the rpsL gene encoding 30S ribosomal protein S12, which translates to MPTINQLVRKGRKSQTSKSDAPALNYGYNSMKKVATKNPAPQKRGVATRVGTMTPKKPNSALRKYARVRLSNLIEVTAYIPGIGHNLQEHSVVLVRGGRVKDLPGVRYHVVRGALDTAGVDGRMQSRSKYGAKRPKK; encoded by the coding sequence ATGCCTACAATTAATCAATTAGTTCGCAAAGGCCGTAAGTCACAAACTTCTAAGTCCGATGCACCTGCATTGAACTACGGCTACAATAGTATGAAGAAAGTTGCCACAAAGAACCCAGCCCCACAAAAACGTGGTGTTGCAACTCGTGTCGGAACAATGACACCTAAGAAACCTAACTCAGCCCTACGTAAGTATGCCCGTGTTAGATTATCAAACCTTATTGAAGTAACAGCTTATATCCCTGGTATTGGCCACAACTTACAAGAGCACAGTGTTGTCCTTGTCCGTGGTGGACGTGTAAAGGATCTACCTGGTGTTCGTTATCACGTTGTCCGTGGTGCCTTAGATACTGCCGGTGTTGATGGCCGTATGCAAAGCCGTTCAAAATATGGTGCTAAGAGACCTAAGAAATAA
- the rpsG gene encoding 30S ribosomal protein S7, which produces MRKGRAPKRDVLPDPMYNSKLVTRLINHLMYDGKRGTASSILYRSFDIIKEKTGNEPLDVFEEAMNNVMPVLEVKARRIGGSNYQIPIEVRPDRRTTLGLRWITSYARLRGEHTMDQRLANEIMDAANNTGAAVKKREDTHKMADANRAFAHYRW; this is translated from the coding sequence ATGCGTAAAGGTAGAGCTCCAAAACGCGATGTTTTGCCAGATCCAATGTACAACTCAAAGCTAGTAACTCGTTTGATTAACCACTTGATGTATGATGGTAAAAGAGGTACAGCTTCATCAATTCTATATCGTTCATTCGATATTATTAAAGAAAAAACAGGTAACGAACCATTGGACGTGTTTGAAGAAGCAATGAACAATGTTATGCCTGTTCTTGAAGTTAAGGCTCGCCGTATCGGTGGTTCTAACTATCAAATCCCTATCGAAGTTCGTCCTGACCGTCGTACTACTTTAGGACTTCGTTGGATCACAAGCTATGCTCGTCTACGTGGTGAACATACAATGGACCAACGTCTTGCAAATGAAATTATGGACGCAGCTAACAATACTGGTGCTGCTGTTAAGAAACGTGAAGATACACACAAGATGGCCGATGCTAACCGTGCATTCGCTCACTATCGCTGGTAG
- the fusA gene encoding elongation factor G: MANKREFPLEETRNIGIMAHIDAGKTTTTERILYYTGKIHKIGETHDGASQMDWMAQEQERGITITSAATTAEWKGNRINIIDTPGHVDFTIEVERSLRVLDGAITVLDAQSGVEPQTENVWRQASTYGVPRIVFVNKMDKIGADFDYSVETLHERLQANAHAVQMPIGAEDKFEGVIDLIDMKADLYDEDELGTKWDTVDVPEEYRATAEKKRSELIEAVADVDDDIMDKYLEGEEISNDEIRAAIRKATINLKFFPVLAGSAFKNKGVQMLMDAVVDYLPSPLDVRPYKATDPKDDSEVELMADDSKPFAGLAFKIATDPFVGRLTYIRVYRGSLESGSYVLNSTKDKRERVGRLLQMHSNHRKEIPEVFSGDIAAVIGLKNTTTGDSLTDPSDPLVLESLDIPDPVIQVSIEPNSKEDRDKMDIAIQKLSEEDPTFQAETNPETGETLIAGMGELHLDIMVDRMKREFNVACKVGEPQVAYRETFTQQTSAQGKFVRQSGGKGQYGDVWVEFTPNEEGKGFEFEDAIVGGVVPREYIPSVEQGLKEAMENGVLAGYPLIDVKAKLYDGSYHEVDSSEAAFKIAASMSLRNASKTAGAVILEPIMKVEIVTPEEYLGDVMGQVTARRGRVEGMEARGNAQLINSFVPLAEMFGYATTLRSATQGRGTFTMTMDHYEKVPKSIQAEIIKKNGGNPED; this comes from the coding sequence ATGGCTAATAAACGTGAATTTCCACTAGAAGAAACCAGAAATATTGGTATCATGGCCCATATCGATGCCGGTAAAACTACAACTACTGAACGTATCTTGTACTATACTGGTAAAATCCATAAAATTGGTGAAACACATGATGGTGCTTCACAAATGGACTGGATGGCTCAAGAACAAGAACGTGGTATTACTATTACATCAGCTGCTACAACTGCTGAATGGAAAGGTAACCGTATTAACATCATCGATACACCAGGACACGTTGACTTCACAATCGAAGTTGAACGTTCACTACGTGTGCTAGATGGTGCTATCACAGTTCTTGATGCTCAATCTGGTGTTGAACCACAAACTGAAAATGTTTGGCGTCAAGCTTCAACATACGGTGTTCCACGTATTGTTTTTGTTAACAAGATGGATAAAATCGGTGCTGACTTCGACTACTCAGTTGAAACACTTCACGAAAGACTTCAAGCTAATGCGCATGCTGTTCAAATGCCTATTGGTGCCGAAGACAAATTCGAAGGTGTTATCGACTTGATCGATATGAAAGCCGACCTTTATGATGAAGATGAATTAGGTACAAAATGGGATACTGTTGATGTTCCTGAAGAATATCGTGCCACAGCTGAAAAGAAACGTTCAGAGTTGATTGAAGCTGTTGCCGATGTCGATGATGACATCATGGACAAGTATCTTGAAGGCGAAGAAATCAGTAATGATGAAATTCGTGCAGCTATTCGTAAGGCTACAATCAATTTGAAGTTCTTCCCAGTTCTTGCAGGTTCTGCCTTCAAGAACAAGGGTGTTCAAATGTTGATGGATGCGGTTGTTGATTACCTACCATCACCACTTGATGTACGTCCTTATAAAGCTACTGATCCTAAAGATGATTCAGAAGTTGAACTTATGGCTGACGATAGCAAACCATTTGCTGGTCTAGCATTTAAGATTGCTACTGACCCATTCGTTGGACGTCTAACATACATTCGTGTATATAGAGGTTCTCTAGAATCAGGTTCTTATGTCTTGAACTCAACAAAAGACAAACGTGAACGTGTTGGTCGTTTGCTACAAATGCATTCTAACCACCGTAAGGAAATCCCAGAAGTATTCTCAGGTGATATCGCTGCTGTTATCGGTTTGAAGAACACTACTACTGGTGATTCTCTAACAGATCCTTCAGATCCATTGGTTCTTGAATCATTGGATATTCCAGATCCAGTTATTCAAGTTTCTATCGAACCTAACTCAAAGGAAGATAGAGATAAGATGGATATTGCTATCCAAAAGCTTTCTGAAGAAGATCCTACTTTCCAAGCTGAAACAAATCCTGAAACTGGTGAAACACTTATTGCCGGAATGGGTGAATTACACTTGGATATCATGGTCGACCGTATGAAACGTGAATTCAACGTTGCATGTAAGGTTGGTGAACCTCAAGTTGCTTACCGTGAAACATTTACACAACAAACAAGTGCTCAAGGTAAGTTCGTTCGTCAATCTGGTGGTAAAGGTCAATATGGTGATGTATGGGTTGAATTTACACCTAATGAAGAGGGTAAAGGCTTCGAATTCGAAGACGCTATCGTCGGTGGTGTTGTTCCACGTGAATACATTCCATCAGTTGAACAAGGTTTGAAGGAAGCTATGGAAAACGGTGTTCTTGCCGGTTATCCATTAATCGATGTTAAGGCTAAGTTATATGATGGTTCATATCACGAAGTCGATTCATCAGAAGCTGCCTTTAAGATTGCCGCTTCAATGTCACTACGTAACGCATCTAAGACTGCTGGTGCCGTAATTCTTGAACCTATTATGAAGGTTGAAATTGTTACACCAGAAGAATATCTTGGAGATGTTATGGGACAAGTTACTGCTCGTCGTGGACGTGTTGAAGGAATGGAAGCTCGTGGTAATGCACAACTTATCAATTCTTTCGTACCGCTAGCAGAAATGTTCGGTTACGCTACAACACTTCGTTCAGCAACTCAAGGTCGTGGTACATTTACAATGACAATGGATCACTACGAAAAGGTTCCTAAGTCAATTCAAGCTGAAATTATTAAGAAAAACGGTGGTAACCCTGAAGACTAG
- a CDS encoding GNAT family N-acetyltransferase: MIDYKVNIQIDTKDLKQLYSSVKWFAYTHDLETLQKAINNSLLVITAWNDDQLVGLIRVVGDGYTILYIQDILVHPDFQNKNIGTKLMTMTLTKYKNIRQKVLLTEEAPNVRHFYEKFGFVSGDKGSTVAFYKES, translated from the coding sequence ATGATAGATTACAAAGTGAACATCCAAATTGATACAAAGGATTTAAAACAACTATATTCAAGTGTTAAATGGTTTGCTTATACCCACGACCTAGAAACATTACAGAAAGCAATCAATAATTCATTGTTAGTAATAACTGCTTGGAATGATGATCAGTTGGTTGGTTTAATTAGAGTAGTTGGTGATGGATACACAATATTATATATTCAAGATATTTTGGTTCATCCTGACTTTCAAAATAAAAACATCGGAACCAAGCTAATGACCATGACGTTAACCAAATATAAAAATATTCGACAAAAGGTGCTGTTAACAGAAGAAGCACCCAATGTTAGACATTTCTATGAAAAATTTGGTTTTGTATCTGGCGACAAAGGAAGTACCGTTGCCTTTTATAAAGAATCCTAG
- a CDS encoding CPBP family intramembrane glutamic endopeptidase: MNNNLEFSYNNRFPTNNKDKFYFILFKTQVILNALFIFSYSAATKNLYLFGPIILNLLALYIKPNPEKILERMNFIFQLFFQVFIIAESYFYLINATMHLYNWNLPSSIGLLLVSMLVMYIPYTIVFYGRIRNKLLQLLIVFFLFEVVAMGASSIVTYGTILYFNPFIGAITNSAFLGAIMFLVLTLFIMHHWGYDFPKMRLSKAASLKVMIPLLIVCIWFIMWNAFGGGNSLLKSFFTFNFSGISWKPQFILSGLEAGIAEELLFRYAFLTILLVAFKNSRYKIFYAAGISSLCFGLIHLGNVSAGQSLANTVNQAIFAFGMGLLMCGIYLYTDLFYVPVIFHTLLDTLVFSVSGELMSGKVTIVDSLLTVFETGLFVLAAILLLVAVYNRRNTSFKYSF, translated from the coding sequence TTGAATAATAATCTCGAATTTAGTTATAATAACAGGTTTCCAACAAATAATAAAGATAAATTTTATTTTATTTTGTTCAAAACCCAAGTAATCCTGAATGCTCTCTTTATCTTCAGCTACAGTGCTGCAACAAAGAACCTATATCTATTCGGTCCAATCATTCTTAATCTATTAGCTCTGTACATCAAACCCAATCCTGAAAAAATTCTCGAGCGGATGAATTTTATTTTTCAATTGTTCTTCCAAGTTTTTATCATTGCGGAATCATACTTCTACTTGATCAATGCCACGATGCATCTATACAATTGGAACCTACCAAGTTCGATTGGCTTGTTGCTCGTATCAATGCTAGTCATGTACATTCCATACACGATTGTCTTTTATGGAAGAATCAGGAATAAGTTACTGCAACTATTGATTGTCTTCTTTCTATTTGAAGTAGTTGCCATGGGTGCTTCAAGCATCGTGACATATGGCACAATTCTATACTTCAATCCTTTTATCGGTGCAATCACTAATTCAGCTTTCCTAGGAGCTATCATGTTTCTAGTCTTAACATTATTTATCATGCACCACTGGGGATATGACTTTCCTAAGATGCGCTTGTCAAAAGCAGCCAGTCTGAAAGTTATGATTCCTCTATTAATAGTATGTATCTGGTTCATCATGTGGAATGCTTTTGGCGGTGGCAATAGTTTATTGAAATCATTCTTCACTTTTAACTTCTCAGGTATCTCCTGGAAACCACAATTTATTCTCAGTGGATTAGAGGCAGGTATCGCTGAAGAACTATTATTCAGATATGCGTTTCTTACTATCTTATTAGTAGCTTTTAAGAATAGTCGTTATAAAATCTTCTACGCTGCTGGAATAAGTAGTCTCTGCTTTGGCTTGATTCATTTGGGTAACGTTTCAGCCGGACAAAGTTTGGCCAATACAGTCAATCAAGCAATCTTTGCATTTGGCATGGGCTTGTTGATGTGTGGTATCTATTTATATACTGACCTCTTCTATGTACCAGTGATTTTTCATACCCTACTTGATACGCTAGTATTCAGTGTCTCAGGTGAGTTGATGTCTGGTAAGGTAACTATCGTTGACAGTCTTTTAACCGTGTTTGAGACCGGATTGTTCGTACTAGCAGCCATTCTGTTACTCGTTGCTGTTTATAATAGAAGAAACACGTCATTTAAATATAGTTTTTAA
- the rpsJ gene encoding 30S ribosomal protein S10, producing MASQKIRIRLKAYEHRILDQSADKIVETAKRTGAQISGPIPLPTERSLYTVLASPHKHKDSREQFEMRTHKRLIDVVNPTKKTVDSLMKLDLPSGVDIEIKL from the coding sequence ATGGCAAGTCAAAAGATTCGCATTCGTTTGAAGGCTTATGAACATCGTATTCTAGATCAATCAGCTGACAAAATCGTGGAAACAGCAAAAAGAACTGGAGCTCAAATTTCAGGTCCAATTCCATTGCCTACAGAACGCTCACTATATACAGTGCTAGCTTCACCACATAAGCACAAGGATTCTAGAGAGCAATTCGAAATGCGTACACACAAAAGACTTATCGACGTTGTTAACCCAACAAAGAAGACGGTTGATTCACTTATGAAGTTGGATCTACCATCTGGTGTTGACATTGAAATTAAATTATAA
- the rplC gene encoding 50S ribosomal protein L3, with protein sequence MARKGILGKKVGMTQIFTDNGELVPVTVVEATPNVVMQLKTVENDGYEAVQLGFEDRREVLSNKPAKGHAEKANTTPKHYIREFRDVEMGDYELGANVTVDTFNSGDIVDVTGTTKGHGMQGNIKMFGQARGPETHGSRYHRIAGSMGAIINRVFKGKMLPGVMGNNRVTTQNLEIIKVDAERNAIMIKGNVPGANKSLVKIQTAIKANQK encoded by the coding sequence ATGGCCAGAAAAGGAATTCTTGGTAAAAAAGTCGGAATGACTCAAATTTTCACTGACAACGGTGAACTTGTTCCCGTAACAGTTGTTGAAGCAACACCAAACGTTGTTATGCAACTTAAAACAGTTGAAAATGATGGTTATGAGGCCGTTCAACTAGGTTTTGAAGATAGACGCGAAGTTCTATCAAACAAACCAGCCAAAGGTCATGCAGAAAAGGCAAATACAACTCCTAAACATTACATTCGCGAATTCCGCGATGTTGAAATGGGAGACTATGAATTAGGTGCCAACGTTACAGTTGATACATTTAATTCTGGTGATATTGTCGACGTTACAGGTACAACAAAGGGACATGGTATGCAAGGTAACATTAAGATGTTTGGACAAGCTCGTGGTCCTGAAACTCACGGTTCTAGATATCACCGTATTGCTGGTTCAATGGGTGCTATCATCAACCGTGTCTTCAAGGGTAAGATGCTTCCAGGTGTCATGGGTAACAACCGTGTTACTACACAAAACCTTGAAATCATTAAAGTTGATGCTGAACGTAATGCAATCATGATTAAGGGAAATGTTCCCGGTGCTAACAAATCATTAGTTAAAATTCAAACAGCTATTAAAGCTAATCAAAAATAG
- the rplD gene encoding 50S ribosomal protein L4: MTKITAYKDNGAENGAVEVKDTIFGIEPNNSVVTDAVLMQRASMRQGTHDVKNRSEVRGGGRKPWRQKGTGRARQGSIRSPQWVGGGVVFGPTPRSYAYHLPKKVSRLALKSVLSQKAADGNVIVIDSISYDKPSTKAFAQLLNTVGADNKALVVLEDGNDNVALSARNIDKVTVVAPEGVNVLDVINANKLVVTQAALSKIEEVLG; encoded by the coding sequence ATGACAAAAATCACAGCTTACAAAGATAATGGTGCTGAAAACGGTGCTGTTGAAGTAAAAGACACAATCTTTGGTATTGAACCAAACAACAGTGTTGTTACAGATGCAGTACTTATGCAACGTGCATCAATGAGACAAGGTACTCATGATGTTAAGAACCGCTCTGAAGTACGTGGTGGTGGTAGAAAACCATGGCGTCAAAAGGGTACAGGACGTGCTCGTCAAGGTTCAATTAGATCACCTCAATGGGTAGGTGGTGGTGTCGTATTCGGCCCTACACCAAGATCTTATGCATATCACCTTCCTAAGAAGGTTAGCCGTTTGGCATTGAAGTCTGTACTTTCACAAAAGGCTGCTGACGGTAACGTAATCGTTATTGACTCAATTTCATACGACAAACCAAGTACAAAGGCTTTTGCACAATTACTAAATACAGTAGGTGCTGACAACAAAGCTCTTGTAGTTCTTGAAGATGGTAACGACAACGTTGCTTTATCAGCTAGAAACATTGATAAAGTTACAGTTGTTGCTCCAGAAGGTGTCAACGTACTTGACGTTATTAACGCTAACAAGTTAGTTGTTACACAAGCAGCACTTTCTAAGATTGAGGAGGTGCTTGGATAA
- the rplW gene encoding 50S ribosomal protein L23, with protein MSARDVIIRPVVTESSMDAMSDKKYTFDVALDANKVLVRQAVEEVFGVKVKQVNIMNVSGKKKRQGRYVGFTAKRRKAIVTLTADSDEIKIFDEE; from the coding sequence ATGAGCGCAAGAGACGTAATTATTCGCCCCGTTGTAACTGAAAGCTCAATGGATGCTATGAGCGACAAGAAATATACTTTCGATGTTGCCCTAGATGCTAACAAGGTTCTTGTTAGACAAGCTGTTGAAGAAGTTTTCGGTGTTAAAGTTAAACAAGTAAATATCATGAATGTTTCTGGTAAGAAGAAGCGCCAAGGTCGTTATGTTGGTTTTACAGCAAAACGTCGTAAGGCTATTGTTACTCTTACTGCTGATTCAGATGAAATTAAGATTTTTGACGAAGAATAA
- the rplB gene encoding 50S ribosomal protein L2, translated as MAIIKYKPTTNGRRNMTGSDFSEITKTTPEKTLLESQSHTAGRNSYGHITVRHRGGGHKQKYRVIDFKRIKDDVKATVKSIEYDPNRTANIALIQYSDGVKSYILAPKGLEVGQTIQSGKDADIKPGNALLLSDIPVGTTIHNVELKPGKGGQFGRSAGTSIQLLGRDGKYSILRLPSGEVRLVLSTCRASIGSIGNEQHELIKIGKAGRKRWLGMRPTVRGSVMNPNDHPHGGGEGKAPIGHPSPMSPWGKKTLGKKTRSTHAKSEKLIVRHRKGK; from the coding sequence ATGGCGATTATCAAGTATAAACCAACCACAAACGGTCGTCGTAATATGACAGGTTCTGACTTTTCCGAGATCACTAAGACAACTCCTGAAAAGACACTTCTAGAATCTCAAAGCCATACTGCTGGTCGTAATTCATATGGTCATATTACAGTTCGTCACCGTGGTGGTGGACACAAACAAAAGTACCGTGTTATTGATTTCAAACGTATTAAAGATGATGTAAAAGCTACAGTTAAGTCAATTGAATATGATCCTAACCGTACAGCTAATATTGCACTTATTCAATATTCAGATGGTGTTAAATCATACATCTTAGCTCCAAAGGGTCTTGAAGTAGGACAAACAATTCAATCTGGTAAAGATGCAGATATCAAACCAGGTAATGCTTTACTACTTTCAGATATTCCTGTTGGTACAACAATCCACAACGTTGAATTGAAGCCAGGCAAGGGTGGCCAATTTGGTCGTTCAGCTGGTACATCAATCCAATTGCTAGGTAGAGATGGAAAGTATTCAATCTTACGTTTGCCTTCTGGTGAAGTTCGCTTGGTTCTTTCAACTTGCCGTGCATCTATCGGTTCTATCGGTAATGAACAACATGAACTTATTAAGATTGGTAAAGCTGGTCGTAAGCGCTGGTTAGGTATGAGACCTACAGTTCGTGGATCAGTTATGAACCCTAACGATCACCCACACGGTGGTGGTGAAGGTAAAGCTCCTATCGGTCATCCATCTCCTATGTCACCATGGGGTAAGAAGACTCTTGGTAAGAAAACTCGTTCAACTCATGCCAAATCTGAAAAGCTTATCGTTCGTCACAGAAAAGGTAAGTAG
- the rpsS gene encoding 30S ribosomal protein S19 has protein sequence MSRSLKKGPFADAHLLKKIDAQADSDKKSVIKTWSRRSTIFPSFVGYTIAVHDGRKHVPVYIQEDMVGHKLGEFVPTRTFHGHATDDKKTVKK, from the coding sequence ATGAGTCGTAGTTTAAAAAAAGGACCATTCGCTGATGCACATCTTTTAAAGAAGATCGACGCACAAGCAGATTCTGACAAGAAGTCAGTTATCAAGACATGGTCAAGACGTTCAACAATTTTTCCTAGTTTCGTAGGATATACAATCGCAGTTCATGATGGACGTAAGCATGTTCCAGTTTATATCCAAGAAGATATGGTTGGACACAAGTTAGGTGAATTCGTACCTACACGTACATTCCATGGTCACGCAACAGATGACAAGAAGACAGTTAAGAAATAA
- the rplV gene encoding 50S ribosomal protein L22: protein MAEQEITSATAKVTNVRIAPRKARLVIDLIRGKQAAEALAILQFTPRAGSPIIAKALKSAIANAEHNFDLDAQNLFVSEAFVDEGPTLKRFRPRAKGSASPINKRTSHITVVVSEKE from the coding sequence ATGGCAGAACAAGAAATTACATCTGCAACAGCTAAAGTTACTAACGTGCGTATTGCACCTCGTAAGGCTCGCCTTGTTATTGATCTTATCAGAGGCAAGCAAGCTGCTGAGGCACTTGCAATTTTGCAATTCACACCTAGAGCAGGCTCTCCAATTATTGCTAAAGCTCTTAAGTCAGCAATTGCAAACGCAGAACATAACTTTGATTTAGATGCACAAAACTTATTCGTTAGCGAAGCTTTCGTAGACGAAGGACCAACTCTAAAACGTTTCCGTCCTAGAGCTAAAGGTTCAGCATCACCAATTAACAAGAGAACAAGTCACATTACAGTAGTTGTAAGTGAAAAAGAATAG
- the rpsC gene encoding 30S ribosomal protein S3 produces the protein MGQKINPVGFRVGVIRDWDAKWYANNKDFSTFLHEDLRIRKYIEDKLSNASVSRIEIERTAKNVTVSIHTAKPGMVIGKGGSEVEKLRNELNNLTKRSIHINIIEIKKPDLDAKLVGESIARQLEARIAFRRAQRQAVQRSRRAGAKGIKVQISGRLNGADMARREWHTEGTVPLHTLRADIDYAWVEAKTTYGNLGVKTWIYRGEILPAKPQHNNETKNEGKGE, from the coding sequence GTGGGTCAAAAGATTAATCCAGTCGGATTCCGTGTCGGCGTTATCCGTGACTGGGATGCCAAATGGTATGCAAACAATAAAGACTTTTCAACATTTTTACATGAAGACCTTAGAATTCGTAAGTATATTGAAGACAAACTTTCAAATGCTTCTGTCTCAAGAATCGAAATCGAACGTACTGCAAAGAACGTTACAGTTTCAATTCATACTGCTAAACCTGGTATGGTTATCGGTAAGGGTGGTTCTGAAGTTGAAAAATTACGTAATGAACTAAACAATTTAACTAAGAGAAGTATTCACATCAACATCATCGAAATCAAGAAACCTGATCTAGATGCAAAACTTGTTGGTGAAAGTATCGCTCGTCAACTTGAAGCTCGTATTGCTTTCAGACGTGCACAACGTCAAGCAGTTCAACGTTCAAGACGTGCCGGTGCTAAAGGTATCAAGGTACAAATTTCTGGTCGTTTAAACGGTGCCGATATGGCTCGTCGTGAATGGCATACAGAAGGAACTGTTCCTTTGCACACATTGCGTGCTGATATCGATTATGCTTGGGTTGAAGCAAAGACAACTTATGGTAATTTAGGTGTTAAAACTTGGATCTACCGTGGTGAAATTCTTCCTGCAAAGCCACAACATAACAACGAAACAAAAAATGAAGGGAAAGGAGAATAA